In a genomic window of Glycine max cultivar Williams 82 chromosome 13, Glycine_max_v4.0, whole genome shotgun sequence:
- the LOC100814368 gene encoding probable pectate lyase 4, which produces MGNSHGHRHRKHGNSVPPNTVPPPHKYNPHPTTSNSTMLSLPYTHVDTTLRSLAAQAEGFGRFAIGGLHGPLHPVTSLADDGPGSLRDACRRKEPLWIVFEVSGTIQLSSYLNVSSHKTIDGRGQRIKLSGKGLRLKECEHVIICNLEFEGGRGHDVDAIQIKPNSKHIWIDRCTLSDFDDGLIDITRESTDITISRCHFSQHDKAMLIGADPTHVGDRCMRVTIHHCFFNGTRQRQPRVRFAKVHLYNNYIRNWGIYAVCASVESQIFSQHNIYEAGQKKVAFKYLTEKAADKEVGATGTIRSEGDIFLNGAQKGLMTEDVGCNMFHPSEHYPSWTVEAPTDDLKQILHHCTGWQSLAKPADQTL; this is translated from the exons ATGGGTAACTCCCATGGACACCGGCATCGCAAACACGGTAACTCCGTTCCTCCCAACACGGTTCCTCCTCCCCATAAATACAATCCTCACCCAACCACCTCCAATTCCACCATGCTTTCTCTTCCTTACACCCACGTCGACACCACCCTCCGCTCCCTCGCCGCCCAAGCCGAGGGCTTCGGTCGCTTCGCTATCGGCGGCCTCCACGGTCCCCTTCACCCCGTCACATCTCTCGCAG ATGATGGACCGGGGTCACTGCGTGACGCGTGTCGCAGAAAAGAACCTTTGTGGATTGTGTTCGAAGTTTCCGGCACCATTCAACTCTCCTCGTACTTGAACGTGTCGTCTCACAAGACCATCGATGGTCGTGGCCAGAGGATCAAACTCAGCGGAAAAGGCTTGCGGCTGAAGGAATGCGAGCACGTGATAATTTGCAATCTGGAGTTCGAAGGAGGCAGAGGGCATGATGTTGATGCCATTCAGATCAAACCTAATTCCAAGCACATATGGATCGATCGTTGCACGCTCAGTGATTTTGATGATGGGCTCATAGATATCACCCGAGAAAGCACAGACATTACTATTTCAAG GTGCCACTTCTCTCAGCATGACAAAGCCATGCTCATTGGGGCTGATCCCACGCATGTTGGAGATAGGTGCATGAGGGTGACCATACACCATTGTTTTTTCAATGGGACTCGACAGAGGCAACCTCGTGTTAGGTTTGCAAAAGTGCATCTGTACAATAACTATATCAGAAACTGGGGCATATATGCTGTTTGTGCTAGTGTGGAATCCCAG ATATTCTCGCAACATAATATCTATGAAGCAGGACAGAAGAAAGTGGCATTTAAGTACCTTACTGAGAAG GCAGCAGACAAGGAAGTGGGAGCAACTGGTACCATAAGGTCTGAAGGAGACATATTCTTAAATGGTGCTCAAAAAGGGTTAATGACTGAGGATGTTGGGTGCAACATGTTTCACCCCAGTGAACACTATCCCTCTTGGACAGTGGAAGCCCCTACAGACGATCTGAAACAGATTCTTCATCACTGCACTGGATGGCAATCTcttgctaagccagcagatCAAACACTATGA